The Oryza glaberrima chromosome 9, OglaRS2, whole genome shotgun sequence genome includes a window with the following:
- the LOC127783544 gene encoding zinc-finger homeodomain protein 9: protein MEAMDVKYKPLVFPNGAIKKAAKPAAVAPAVGGGGGGETVYRECLKNHAASLGGHALDGCGEFMPSPAANPADPTSLRCAACGCHRNFHRRLPEGSPPPPPPLAPPALLPAPPMPPHRGEETPEVRLPGVDGDESDSDSDGSEYDDERSVSPPPPPLAAAVAHQAYYPSAPHMLLSLGSSGQAQRLPPQVMSPAAAAAPPPGGGGMPRKRFRTKFTAEQKQRMQELSERLGWRLQKRDEAIVDEWCRDIGVGKGVFKVWMHNNKHNYLGGHSARRSASSSSAAAAAAPPFNPPTNHTSPPPPPPPPHATDFNINGTATAATAAAAATVAAGNHQENGASSPQSA from the coding sequence ATGGAGGCCATGGACGTCAAGTACAAGCCGCTCGTGTTCCCCAACGGCGCCATCAAGAAGgcggcgaagccggcggcggtggcgccggcggtgggcggcggcggagggggagagacGGTGTACCGGGAGTGCCTCAAGAACCACGCGGCGAGCCTGGGCGGGCACGCGCTGGACGGGTGCGGGGAGTTCATGCCGTCGCCTGCGGCGAACCCCGCCGACCCGACGTCGCTCAGGTGCGCCGCGTGCGGCTGCCACCGCAACTTCCACCGCCGGCTGCCGGAGGGgtcccccccgccgccgccgccgcttgcgccgccggcgctgctgcCCGCGCCGCCCATGCCGCCGCACCGCGGGGAGGAGACGCCCGAGGTCCGCCTCCCCGGGGTGGATGGCGACGAGTCCGACTCCGACTCGGACGGGTCGGAGTACGACGACGAGCGGTCcgtgtccccgccgccgccgccgctggcggcggcggtggcgcaccaGGCGTACTACCCTTCGGCGCCGCACATGCTGCTGTCGCTGGGGTCGAGCGGGCAGGCGCAGAGGCTCCCGCCGCAGgtgatgtcgccggcggcggcggccgcgcctccccccggcggcggcgggatgccgAGGAAGCGGTTCCGCACCAAGTTCACCGCCGAGCAGAAGCAGCGGATGCAGGAGCTCTCGGAGCGGCTCGGGTGGCGCCTCCAGAAGCGCGACGAGGCCATCGTCGACGAGTGGTGCCGCGACATCGGCGTCGGCAAGGGCGTCTTCAAGGTCTGGATGCACAACAACAAGCACAACTACCTCGGCGGCCACAGCGCCCGCCgcagcgcctcctcctcctccgccgccgccgccgccgccccgccattCAACCCTCCCACCAACCacacctcacctcctcctcctcctcctcctccacacgcCACCGACTTCAACATCAACGGaacagccaccgccgccaccgccgccgccgccgccaccgtcgccgccggcaaccaccAAGAGAACGGAGCATCGTCGCCGCAATCAGCATAA